Proteins from a genomic interval of Plasmodium reichenowi strain SY57 chromosome 13, whole genome shotgun sequence:
- a CDS encoding protein transport protein Sec24A, putative: MQPYDYNRGLNNNNTANYNNQNNANAPINNPFLHNKDIGNNNNMKTNEGPYNAPTYYNPGQHQQQQQLQQQQGPPLHQGYQHTGVYGMNQGNYKTNNIGENMYNQDGHNNTSYINQGQPYRNVTNQFIPVSSNNTLKAGGNMLGYDNMGNINHVQPIINDTYQEFLQFNAFSHFVKSSVSYMPANTTLKQKAYVPLGFVIQPLAPIPDGYPELASVNFGNSTVVRCKKCRTYINPFVRFEAGGKKWNCNMCYNINDTPQFYFVPLDEKGKRKDLFQRPELCTGSVEFIAPSDYMIRPPQPPVYLFLIDVTVTSVNSGLLDVVCSTIKSLLPKNNDSTENNNKNDNNNNNNNNNSKNLKSFDSRTLIGIMTFDSTIHFYNLNSNLKQTQMMVVPDIQDIFIPLPEDILVNVHECQNVIDVLLDNLPGMWRNNKISDCCAGNALKAAFMVLKKVGGKLLFFLSSVPNIGDLTVSVNRDNKDKSKYKNIYSSSSSANNVVDSKLREVELLNPCNNLYAELAQNVTQYQIAVDLFACPLYNLDLASIYPLIKNSGGSLYYYPQFNVHQYNDKLRQELLFALTTETAWESVMRIRISRGWKITNWYGNYQFRGADLLALPNCHSGQNFSIIVDLEENVVQDSIVYVQSALLYTNSNGERRIRLHTYALPITQNIKTITDSINPQVVVSLLAHQAIDISKKGKIADGRNLIQNLCSQVLSSQLLQSECARLLSLYILGMLKSIAFRDSGDVPPDLRIYHWYRLENIPVESVEANFYPRMFSLHNLEKHHGHLDENNNIVFPDALNLTCENMTQDGCYIVEDGETIVMWIGRSINPQWIYAVFGVQTIDQLNTEYAENHLGSTGNPFGVQILNIINALRKIRTPCYMKLLVVKQGDPLEYKFFSYLIEDRSQHMMLSLKEFLAKICPKFPQFTPSMTPNPLATQHGR; encoded by the exons ATGCAGCCGTATGATTATAATAGAggtttaaataataataatacagCAAATTACAATAATCAGAATAATGCAAATGCTCCTATAAATAATCCGTTTCTTCATAACAAGGATATaggaaataataataatatgaagaCAAATGAAGGTCCATATAATGCACCAACATATTATAACCCTGGTCAGCAtcaacaacaacaacaactGCAGCAACAACAAGGTCCCCCTCTTCATCAAGGTTATCAACATACTGGTGTATATGGTATGAATCAAGGTAATTATAAGACAAATAATATAGGTGAGAATATGTATAATCAAGATGGACATAATAATACGagttatataaatcaaGGACAACCTTATCGTAATGTAACGAATCAATTTATTCCTGTAAGTTCAAATAATACGTTAAAAGCAGGAGGAAATATGTTAGGTTATGATAATATGGGTAATATAAATCATGTACAGCCAATTATAAATGATACATATCAAGAATTTTTACAATTTAATGCTTTTTCTCATTTTGTTAAAAGTTCAGTTAGCTATATGCCAGCCAACACTACTTTGAAACAAAAAGCTTATGTACCTCTTGGGTTTGTGATACAACCTTTAGCTCCTATACCAGATGGATATCCAGAATTGGCTTCTGTAAATTTTGGTAATTCAACAGTTGTACGATGTAAAAAATGTAGAACTTATATTAATCCATTTGTTAGATTTGAAGCTGGAGGCAAAAAATGGAATTGTAATATgtgttataatattaatgatactcctcaattttattttgtacCTTTAGATGAAAAAGGAAAGAGGAAAGATTTATTTCAAAGGCCAGAATTATGTACAGGTAGTGTCGAATTTATTGCACCTAGTGATTATATGATAAGACCACCACAACCACctgtatatttatttttaatagaTGTAACAGTAACATCAGTAAATTCTGGTTTATTAGATGTTGTTTGTAGTACAATAAAAAGTTTATTaccaaaaaataatgattcaaccgaaaataataataaaaatgataacaataataataataataataataatagtaagAATTTAAAATCATTTGATTCTCGTACATTAATTGGTATTATGACCTTTGATTCAACcatacatttttataatttaaattctAATTTGAAACAAACACAAATGATGGTGGTTCCTGATATACaagatatttttattccACTCCCTGAGGATATTTTAGTAAATGTACATGAATGTCAAAATGTTATAGATGTTTTATTAGATAATTTGCCAGGTATGTGgagaaataataaaattagtGATTGTTGTGCTGGGAATGCTTTAAAAGCCGCTTTTATGGTATTAAAAAAGGTTGGTGggaaattattattttttctttcttctGTTCCAAATATTGGTGATTTAACTGTAAGTGTGAATAGAGATAATAAGGataaaagtaaatataaaaatatttacagTTCAAGTAGTTCAGCTAATAATGTTGTTGATTCAAAATTAAGAGAAGTAGAATTATTAAATCCATGTAATAATCTTTATGCTGAATTAGCACAAAATGTAACACAGTATCAAATAGCTGTAGATTTATTTGCATGTCCTCTATATAATTTAGATTTAGCTTCTATATATCccttaataaaaaattcgGGTGGgtcattatattattatcctCAGTTTAATGTACATcaatataatgataaattaagacaagaattattatttgcATTAACAACAGAAACTGCATGGGAATCGGTTATGAGAATAAGAATTAGTAGAGGTTGGAAAATTACAAATTGGTATGGAAATTATCAATTTAGAGGAGCAGACTTATTAGCTTTACCCAATTGTCATTCCGGACAAAACTTTTCTATTATTGTAGATTTAGAAGAAAATGTAGTACAAGATTCAATTGTTTATGTCCAATCAGCTCTATTATATACTAATTCTAACGGGGAAAGAAGAATACGATTACATACATATGCTCTACCTATAacacaaaatataaaaactaTAACTGATTCAATAAATCCACAAGTCGTTGTATCTTTGTTAGCTCATCAAGCAATAGATATTAgtaaaaaaggaaaaatagCTGATGGAAGAAATTTAATTCAAAATCTTTGTTCACAAGTATTATCATCTCAATTATTACAATCGGAATGTGCAAGATTGTTATCTCTATATATCTTAGGTATGCTCAAATCAATAGCTTTTAGAGATAGTGGTGATGTTCCACCTGATCTAAGAATATATCATTGGTATAGATTAGAAAATATACCCGTAGAATCTGTTGAGGCAAATTTCTATCCCAGAATGTTTAGTTTACATAATTTAGAAAAGCATCATGGACACCTAGAcgaaaataataatatagtaTTTCCGGACGCGTTGAATTTGACTTGTGAAAATATGACTCAAGATGGTTGTTACATAGTAGAGGATGGAGAAACTATAGTCATGTGGATAGGAAG gAGCATTAATCCTCAATGGATCTATGCAGTTTTTGGCGTACAGACCATAGATCAATTAAACACAGAATATGCAGAAAATCATTTAG GTTCAACAGGTAATCCCTTCGGAgtacaaatattaaatataattaatgcattaagaaaaataagaaCACCATGttatatgaaattattGGTAGTAAAACAAGGAGATCCCTTAGAATATAA attTTTCTCATACTTAATTGAAGACAGATCACAACATATGATGTTGTCTTTAAAAGAATTCTTGGCCAAAATTT GTCCGAAATTTCCTCAGTTTACCCCATCCATGACTCCTAATCCGCTTGCAACACAACATGGTCGTTAa
- a CDS encoding hypothetical protein (conserved Plasmodium protein, unknown function), protein MNNSNSNNNSNNNNNNNNSNNSNNNNNFFSGKANALSGYQNKILNIKSNNNNAHHFVNKNVPTYSPSNIIMANKKGGNFNNTSGNIINRYNVENNNHRISYHPSNNNTRNSVNFLNKNVLYGNNNNNNNINITSISNNNNKAPISSNQHPYQQKQSHHLNNSINYNEYMDEKNMNTSQSIYKNMTIQRNSQQFNTSDFVNNINIMNASSINEHNNIYKGNSLNIINNAHIISNNMNIQTNRNSNISFPKNMNANIGGLKNSNRNLNKIEMNYNTLNNNMNSINKNTNITNVGILNIPMKNNPMNLNINQNNYNTDFYLNENKVNSKNKENNNNHINIEKMNYIKSNVYLDNTLVQVNSNNNYNMDKNILNNNNNNNNNNTYINDKKNSTVNNNMDNNFVPGVMSSINIPYDIKKRKKKERKKNENLYNNINKSSINTEEEHNNNNNSNNIIDVANQNSELFLQNNNQYGNIINIQNNNLSHDMNNYSINNSTTSDIIGIVELYKNSLSSKAVNKKKSKLIKDVIDDNKKRNKKEKKKNIQNNESILNDMNKNKNVELLNEPQIFDKKNYDKNYDKNNEIHNNIYNINNNNLIHNKNNMSNDHTNIKEANNNNDKRSEHSEKNKDVRNYYYANNYQCITDEKNNKQYILWNNRTIDVTFVWLFITKEFNENRKKYTAFLPYLKHFYPKRLKDLIEQLEKYSLLKFNYIMNSSYHMQEEYNKNKEPSNIDNNDNNNKNNNDNNNKNNDDNNNKNNDGNNNKNNDGNNNKNNDGNNNKNNDGNNNKNNDGNNNNNNNMNSNDKDVPINDMLLSDKSTLNANKQIDNTLINNINSGFNNIIKNMSIDDNTIRSIMNNMENITKGKKKGRKKKQTIENNGDNIKEDIKSGKKDKKKDNINDNNNNNNNNDNNNNNINNNNNNNNDNHNNNNNNNNNDNKNNQGDSKNEQEKKKKTRQYRKKSKITNDDNNEKINKDNINSNNPKNDLKNNEIVCSEEKNRKEDNIPNDTHYKEKRRNTFNLFNLDEGTINMDLFNLSLLENDDALNKKENDIVSKSNIPSSFSSPPKETNNKNDIGKEQSDKHNNVEEFQNLSMNKEKSKDLYFNKNDIHNNDNKDKMINETNSVTFMQNLKETFYEKTKAMFSNLLPDTKKSKDDELNNEVDQNCVKTSSGILNKEEDNKKEYHEKHFDDNTNEQKKNVDNGENNEMTAEPGRKKRKKDVLERKKKNLNKEIIKSEKRIRKYRTKKMLLKEAMENGISNNIVENNITANNNKNNDNNKNNDNNKNNDNNRNNDNNKNNDNNKNNDNNINNNNNNNNDDMFSNSYDNSYIKENKYNKKLCFPQNNLLSDFRSEPILIQQDKRKIIKINTINKIKRKYKKFRFCINKVFKKKSINDIIALNENIHKNRDLLTLFKKKDLTNLKKKNFSFFMDTLKLEKIDMLIMKRIQMCLEKIKNTLLLTCTINNVQEIVNILKKAFEKRLYLMWPLIEFSNKYRLDQYFHLLGKNKNHINSSFKDTKLFVHQNISSLILYFNQRSMDDKWVEYLKSQMKPKRRRRKTKMKEQFLEDKPIDYLNSMNSQHSNNFIGENFSEMETVESKANEYAFVGYNQKRLLTQITPYDYRVVLNSNICNKFFTPNWREQQSIFIDNLHFDMVPDTDEIKKHFENVYIRYMEYDEEKLRSKSETKSKGHKIKDKKYKMLFKKKEGKGKPGRKKKIKLEIENVSNEIKIKKPRKKYERVKPRKSKNVIMHEEKSGNSEKQINNVLNVTNIE, encoded by the exons atgaataatagtaatagtaataataatagtaataataataataataataataatagtaataatagtaataataataataacttCTTTTCAGGTAAAGCAAATGCTTTATCAGGTTACCAAAATAAAATCTTAAATATcaaaagtaataataataatgctcaccattttgtaaataaaaatgttcCGACTTATTCTCCCTccaatattattatggCAAATAAGAAAGGCGGAAATTTTAATAACACATCAGGAAATATAATCAATAGATATAAtgtagaaaataataatcatcGGATTTCTTATCATCCTAGTAACAATAATACTAGGAATAgtgttaattttttaaataaaaatgtattatatggtaataacaataataataataatataaatataacaagcattagtaataataataataaggcACCCATTTCGTCTAATCAGCATCCATATCAACAAAAACAATCACATCATCTTAATAATAgtattaattataatgaatatatggatgaaaaaaatatgaatacttctcaaagtatatataaaaatatgacGATACAAAGAAATTCACAACAATTTAATACATCCGattttgttaataatataaatattatgaacGCATCAAGTATCAATGAAcataacaatatatacaaaGGTAATAgtttaaatattataaataatgcacatattatatctaataatatgaatatacaAACGAACCGAAATAGTAATATATCTTTTccaaaaaatatgaatgcAAATATAGGAGGgttaaaaaattcaaacCGTAATTTAAATAAGATAGAAATGAATTACAACACATTaaacaataatatgaatagtataaataaaaatacaaatattacTAATGTTGgaatattaaatattccAATGAAAAATAATCCTATGAATCTTAATATTAATCAAAACAATTATAATACggatttttatttaaatgaaaataaagtaaattcgaaaaacaaagaaaataataataaccatataaatattgaaaaaatgaattatattaaatcaAATGTATATCTAGATAATACATTAGTTCAAGtaaattcaaataataattataatatggataagaatattttgaataataataataataataataataataatacatatataaatgataaaaagaattcaactgtaaataataatatggataataaTTTCGTTCCTGGTGTTATGTCTTCTATCAATATAccatatgatataaaaaagagaaagaaaaaggaaagaaaaaaaaatgaaaatttatataataatataaataaaagtagTATTAATACAGAAGAagaacataataataataataatagtaataatattatagatGTTGCAAACCAAAATAGTGAACTctttttacaaaataacAATCAATATggtaatattataaatatacaaaataataatttaagtcatgatatgaataattattctATTAACAATTCTACAACATCAGATATTATAGGTATTGtagaattatataaaaattcgTTAAGTAGTAAAGCAGTAAACAAGAAAAAGTCCAAATTAATTAAAGACGTTATAGAcgataataaaaaaagaaataaaaaagaaaaaaaaaaaaacattcaaaataatgaatccatattaaatgatatgaataaaaataaaaatgttgaattattaaatgaaccacaaatatttgataagaaaaattatgataaaaattatgataaaaataatgagatacataataatatttataatattaataataataatttaattcataacaaaaataatatgagtAACGACCATACAAACATTAAAGAAGcaaataataacaatgaTAAAAGATCTGAACATtcagaaaaaaataaagacgtacgtaattattattatgcTAATAATTATCAATGTATAACggatgaaaaaaataataagcaatatattttatggAATAATAGAACTATAGACGTAACATTTGTATGGTTATTTATAACTAAAGAGTTTAATGAAAATAGAAAGAAATATACAGCTTTTTTGCCTTATCTAAAACATTTCTATCCAAAGAGATTAAAGGATTTAATTGAGCaattagaaaaatattcacTTTTgaaatttaattatattatgaatagCTCCTACCACATGCAGGAGGAATATAACAAGAATAAAGAACCCAGCAACATcgataataatgataataataataaaaataataatgataataataataaaaataatgatgataataataataaaaataatgatggtaataataataaaaataatgatggtaataataataaaaataatgatggtaataataataaaaataatgatggtaataataataaaaataatgatggtaataataataataataataatatgaactCTAACGATAAAGATGTTCCAATTAATGATATGTTACTTTCAGATAAATCTACATTAAATGcaaataaacaaatagATAATACtcttattaataatataaatagcggttttaataatattataaaaaacatGAGTATTGATGATAATACTATAAGAAGCATTATGAACaatatggaaaatattacaaaggggaaaaagaaaggaagaaaaaaaaaacaaacaatagaaaataatgGTGATAACATTAAAGAAGATATAAAGAGTGGTAAAAAGGACAAGAAAAaggataatattaatgataataataataataataataataatgataacaataataataatattaacaataataataacaacaataatgataatcataacaataataataataataacaataatgataataaaaataatcagGGTGATtcaaaaaatgaacaagaaaagaaaaaaaaaactagACAATATAGAAAGAAAAGTAAAATAACAAAcgatgataataatgagaagataaataaagataatataaattccAACAATCcaaaaaatgatttaaaaaacaaTGAAATTGTATGTAGTGAAGAGAAAAATAGGAAAGAGGATAACATTCCTAATGATACAcattataaagaaaaaagaagaaatacttttaatttatttaacTTAGATGAAGGTACTATAAACATGGATCTATTCAATTTGTCGTTGTTAGAAAATGATGATGCcttaaataaaaaggaaaatgaTATTGTATCAAAATCGAATATACCTTCCTCCTTTTCATCACCCCCTAAAGAAactaataataaaaatgacaTAGGCAAAGAACAAAGTGACaaacataataatgttGAAGAGTTTCAGAATTTAAGTATGAACAAAGAAAAATCAAAAGATTTGTATTTTAATAAGAATGATATccataataatgataataaagataaaatgataaatgAAACAAACTCAGTAACATTTATGCAGAACCTAAAGGAAACGTTTTATGAAAAGACAAAAGCAATGTTTTCTAATTTATTACCCgatacaaaaaaaagtaaagatgacgaattaaataatgagGTAGATCAAAATTGTGTAAAAACATCAAGTGGCATATTAAATAAGGaagaagataataaaaaggaatacCATGAAAAACATTTTGATGATAACacaaatgaacaaaaaaaaaatgtggACAATGGGGAAAATAACGAAATGACTGCAGAACCAGGaagaaaaaagagaaaaaagGATGTGCTagaaaggaaaaaaaaaaatctaaataaagaaattataaagaGTGAAAAACGAATACGAAAATATAGGActaaaaaaatgttattgAAGGAGGCTATGGAAAATGGTATATCCAACAATATTgttgaaaataatataacagctaataataataaaaataatgataataataaaaataatgataataataaaaataatgataataatagaaataatgataataataaaaataatgataataataaaaataatgataataatattaataataataataataataataatgatgatatgTTTTCTAATTCGTATgataattcatatattaaggaaaataaatataataagaaattGTGCTTCCcacaaaataatttattaagtGATTTCAGGAGCGAACCAATATTAATACAACAagataaaagaaaaataataaaaataaataccataaataaaataaaaagaaaatataagaaattCCGTTTCTGTATAAATAaagtttttaaaaaaaaaagtataaatgatattattgcattaaatgaaaacatacataaaaatagaGATTTATTAACTctatttaaaaagaaagatCTTACtaatttaaagaaaaaaaatttctctttttttatgGATACATTAAAACTTGAAAAAATTGATATGCTAATAATGAAGAGAATACAAATGTGTTTagaaaaaatcaaaaataCTCTCCTTCTTACATGTACAATTAATAATGTTCAAGAAATTGTGAACATTTTGAAAAAGGCTTTTGAAAAGAGGTTATATTTAATGTGGCCTCTAATTGAATTTTCTAATAAATATAGACTAGATCAGTATTTTCATTTACTtggtaaaaataaaaatcatatCAACTCGTCTTTTAAGGATACAAAGCTTTTCGTTCATCAg aaTATAAGCTCATTAATCCTATATTTTAATCAACGATCTATGGACGACAAATGG GTCGAATATTTGAAAAGTCAAATGAAACCAAAACGTCGGAGGAGgaaaacaaaaatgaaGGAACAATTTTTGGAAGACAAACCAATAGAT TACTTGAATAGTATGAATAGTCAGCATTCGAACAATTTTATTGGTGAAAATTTTAGCGAAATGGAGACTGTGGAATCTAAGGCCAACGAATACGCATTT GTTGGTTATAATCAAAAGAGGTTGTTAACCCAAATAACACCATATGATTATAGAGTTGTTTTAAATTCCaatatttgtaataaattttttacCCCGAATTGGAg agAGCAACAAAGCATTTTTATAGACAATCTTCATTTCGATATGGTACCCGACACAGacgaaataaaaaaacacTTTGAAAATGTGTACATCAGATATATGGAATATGATGAGGAGAAATTAAGAAGCAAATCAGAGACTAAATCGAAAGGGcacaaaataaaagataaaaaatataaaatgttatttaaaaaaaaagaaggaaAAGGTAAGCCTggaaggaaaaaaaaaataaaattggAAATTGAAAATGTGTCTAacgaaataaaaattaaaaaaccaagaaaaaaatatgaaagaGTGAAACCAagaaaaagtaaaaatgttattatgCATGAAGAAAAAAGTGGAAATTCTGAGAAgcaaataaataatgtattAAATGTTACAAATATTGAAAA
- a CDS encoding hypothetical protein (conserved Plasmodium protein, unknown function), whose product MYENKIVPLQMDRRKYLQSCIENMSITFVLFGTINIFFNLLINLINIGRINYEHFFKLFSITSGLWIVIILVQITSYLFSSGFFEKLATIFLHDNERNKGDTWNIKSIGMFLINIITLGWLSIFSFYGIFSYITNSFDLINNFMLSTTILNFSVNLLFVLNQ is encoded by the exons ATgtatgaaaataaaatagtaCCTCTTCAAATGGATAGACGAAAATACTTACAGAGTTGTATTGAAAATATGTCTATAACCTTTGTGTTATTTGGTactataaatattttctttaatttattgata AACCTTATAAATATAGGAAGAATAAATTACGAgcatttttttaaattattttccaTTACCTCTG GGTTATGGattgttataattttaGTACAAATTACAAGTTACTTATTTTCGTCAGGATTTTTCGAAA AATTGGCtactatatttttacatgACAATGAAAGGAATAAGg GTGATACCTGGAATATTAAAAGCATTGGGATGTTCTTAA ttaatattataacacTTGGATGGTTGTCCATTTTTTCCTTCTATG gaatattttcatatataacaaatagcttcgatttaataaataattttatgcTTTCCACAActattttaaatttttcaGTAAATTT ACTTTTCGTCCTTAACCAA
- a CDS encoding actin-depolymerizing factor 2, whose amino-acid sequence MVSGVKVSDECVYEFNKLKIKHIHKYIIYRIENYEEVIVDFLEQDNSLKSYKDIIIDIRNNLKTTECRYIIADMPIPTPEGVLRNRIYFIFWSPDLAKSKEKMLYASSKEYLVRKINGIFKSLEITCDLEDFEDELRTIILNT is encoded by the exons atggtATCTGGGGTCAAGGTTTCAGATGAATGTGTTTATGAATTTAACAAACTAAAGATTAAGCATAtacacaaatatataatatatcgTATAGAAAATTATGAAGAAGTTATTGTGGATTTTTTAGAACAAGATAATTCATTGAAATCttataaagatattataattGATATAAggaataatttaaaaacaaCTGAATGTAGATATATAATTGCag ATATGCCTATTCCTACACCTGAAGGTGTTTTAAGAaatagaatatattttattttttggtCACCTGATTTAGCAAAATCAAAAGAAAAGATGTTATACGCATCGTCTAAAGAATATCTTGTTCGTAAAATTAATGGTATTTTTAAAAGCTTAGAAATTACATGTGATCTAGAGGATTTTGAAGATGAGTTAAGAACTATAATATTAAACacataa
- a CDS encoding hypothetical protein (conserved Plasmodium protein, unknown function~transcript variant 1; alternatively spliced), giving the protein VMGVIPEDTCCSYIFPSNFSEKLEDKIKLQSGCQLNNELLIDFSL; this is encoded by the exons GTAATGGGTGTTATACCTGAGGACACATGTTGtagttatatatttccaa GTAATTTTTCTGAAAAACTAGAAGACAAAATTAAGTTACAGTCAGGATGtcaattaaataatgaacTTCTTATAGATTTTAGTTTAtag
- a CDS encoding hypothetical protein (conserved Plasmodium protein, unknown function): MAISRSKIRYLFPNATLQSYYPNSEMFKVPKAGSAPRIYNGLDPRKVHSYPWINMFKTRRIKETGYQYGNWAGPSIHSMTLDELATFFSNKDHFKYFSIFQLIKATYGQFQFLFLLLGSIVLTISPILLFTLYMQKFEPLEVTIDPEEYYKHFRWHYYGGEIDHHAFSQYLEARRAVRYRNADINPVDWIPPQYRNVEE; the protein is encoded by the coding sequence ATGGCAATATCGAGGAGCAAAATAAGATATTTATTTCCCAACGCTACATTACAGTCATATTATCCCAATTCTGAAATGTTTAAAGTTCCTAAGGCTGGAAGTGCACCAAGAATATATAACGGCTTAGATCCTCGAAAGGTACATAGTTATCCATGgataaatatgtttaaaaCACGAAGAATAAAAGAAACAGGTTATCAATATGGAAATTGGGCGGGTCCTTCTATTCATTCAATGACACTTGATGAATTAGCAACCTTTTTTAGTAATAAAGATCatttcaaatatttttctatttttcAATTAATTAAAGCAACGTATGGACAATTCCAATTTTTGTTTCTTCTCTTGGGTTCCATAGTTCTAACTATATCACCCATTTTATTGTTCACATTATATATGCAAAAATTTGAACCTTTGGAAGTTACCATCGACCCTGAggaatattataaacattttcGATGGCATTATTATGGAGGTGAAATTGATCATCATGCTTTCTCACAATATCTTGAAGCTAGAAGAGCAGTTAGATATAGAAATGCTGATATAAACCCAGTTGATTGGATACCCCCTCAATATAGAAATGTAGAAGAATAA